The Longimicrobium sp. genome contains a region encoding:
- the nusB gene encoding transcription antitermination factor NusB, producing the protein MRNRSRARGWALQALYAWEARGAIPEEMMRVLVELFSTLNVSAQNRPYAEVLVRLVSSNLRRVDGLVEDSLTNWRMGRLSVIDRNILRLGVAEMLFVDDVAPRITIREMVMLAEKYGTHESPRFVNGVLDAVMRRVAPEEGSAPR; encoded by the coding sequence GTGCGTAACCGCAGCCGCGCACGCGGCTGGGCGCTGCAGGCGCTGTACGCCTGGGAAGCCCGCGGCGCCATCCCCGAAGAGATGATGCGGGTGCTGGTGGAGCTCTTCTCCACCCTCAACGTGTCGGCGCAGAACCGGCCGTACGCGGAGGTGCTGGTGCGGCTCGTGTCCAGCAACCTGCGCCGCGTGGACGGGCTGGTGGAGGACTCGCTCACCAACTGGCGGATGGGCCGCCTCTCGGTGATCGACCGCAACATCCTGCGCCTGGGCGTGGCGGAGATGCTCTTCGTGGACGACGTGGCGCCGCGCATCACCATCCGCGAGATGGTGATGCTGGCGGAGAAGTACGGGACGCACGAGAGCCCGCGCTTCGTGAACGGCGTGCTGGACGCGGTGATGCGCCGCGTGGCCCCGGAGGAGGGGAGCGCCCCCCGGTGA
- a CDS encoding bifunctional 3,4-dihydroxy-2-butanone-4-phosphate synthase/GTP cyclohydrolase II produces the protein MSFSRVEDAIQDIRDGKMVIVADDEDRENEGDLVCAASLVTPEIINFMATHARGLICLALTAERADELDLRQMTENNTEALTTAFTVSVDAAHKFGVTTGISASDRAKTIQVCMDPATVPSDLRRPGHVFPLRARAGGVLRRVGQTEASVDLARLAGLPPGGVICEIMNEDGSMARRPELEEFAALHGMKFITVAQIVAYRLKRERLVHRAAEATIPTPYGEWRMIAYRNDVDQHEHVAMIKGDVEGRAGTLVRMHSECLTGDVFHSLRCDCGEQLDAAMQQISGEGHGVIVYLRQEGRGIGLVNKLRAYNLQDQGLDTVEANEALGFRPDLRDYGIGAQILLDVGLTSVRFLTNNPKKIVGLDGYGLSVAEQVPLEVKPNPHNADYLNTKRDKMGHLFAPDEDGEHPPEDGEKLPPDEGEEPPILGQDEQPA, from the coding sequence ATGAGCTTCTCCCGCGTCGAAGACGCGATTCAGGACATACGCGACGGCAAGATGGTCATCGTGGCGGACGACGAGGACCGCGAGAACGAGGGCGACCTCGTGTGCGCGGCCTCGCTCGTGACGCCCGAGATCATCAACTTCATGGCCACGCACGCGCGCGGCCTCATCTGCCTGGCGCTGACGGCGGAAAGGGCGGACGAGCTGGACCTCCGCCAGATGACCGAGAACAACACGGAGGCGCTCACCACCGCCTTCACCGTGTCCGTCGATGCGGCGCACAAGTTCGGGGTGACGACGGGGATCAGCGCCAGCGACCGAGCCAAGACGATCCAGGTGTGCATGGACCCGGCGACCGTGCCCAGCGACCTGCGGCGGCCGGGGCACGTCTTTCCGCTTCGTGCACGCGCCGGCGGCGTGCTGCGGCGCGTGGGGCAGACCGAGGCGTCGGTGGACCTGGCGCGCCTGGCCGGCCTCCCGCCGGGCGGGGTGATCTGCGAGATCATGAACGAGGACGGCAGCATGGCGCGCCGTCCGGAGCTGGAGGAGTTCGCGGCGCTGCACGGGATGAAGTTCATCACCGTCGCGCAGATCGTGGCGTACCGGCTCAAGCGCGAGCGGCTGGTGCACCGCGCGGCCGAGGCCACCATCCCCACGCCCTACGGCGAGTGGCGGATGATCGCGTACCGCAACGACGTGGACCAGCACGAGCACGTCGCCATGATCAAGGGCGACGTGGAGGGAAGGGCGGGGACGCTGGTGCGGATGCACTCGGAGTGCCTCACGGGCGACGTCTTCCACTCGCTGCGCTGCGACTGCGGCGAGCAGCTGGACGCCGCCATGCAGCAGATCAGCGGCGAGGGGCACGGCGTGATCGTGTACCTGCGCCAGGAAGGGCGGGGGATCGGGCTGGTGAACAAGCTGCGCGCCTACAACCTGCAGGACCAGGGGCTGGACACGGTGGAAGCCAACGAGGCGCTCGGCTTCCGCCCGGACCTGCGCGACTACGGGATCGGCGCGCAGATCCTGCTGGACGTGGGGCTGACGTCGGTGCGCTTCCTGACCAACAACCCCAAGAAGATCGTGGGGCTGGACGGCTACGGCCTCTCCGTTGCGGAGCAGGTGCCGCTGGAGGTGAAGCCGAACCCGCACAACGCGGACTACCTGAACACCAAGCGCGACAAGATGGGCCACCTCTTCGCGCCCGACGAGGACGGGGAGCACCCGCCCGAAGACGGCGAGAAGCTCCCGCCCGACGAGGGCGAGGAGCCACCAATCCTCGGCCAGGACGAACAGCCGGCATGA
- the dnaX gene encoding DNA polymerase III subunit gamma/tau, giving the protein MSRTALARTYRPRHFREVATQEHVSETLRSAVQKDRVAHAYLFCGPRGVGKTTLARVLAMALNCPNRGEDGEPCGVCDSCVRIWAGRTSLDVVEIDAASNRGVDDARDLRDRAMYAPAEDRHKIYIIDEAHMLTREAWNALLKILEEPPPRVIFVFATTEPQKIQQAAPPILSRCQRFDFHRIATSDLVGRLREVLDAEGLTAGDDVLLPIAQKADGGMRDGLSLLDQVLSFTEGTPTAEDVRRVLGLVGTEVYLELFGIIAERRSADVFRFVGRMLDEGYDLAEFYRGLADFLRALLITRLGGGEAESVPQYQREAVREMAGRFSPGDLLRMLSQVAELDADGRFRKSGEQRILIELLLLRFSYLESTVVLEDVLAALGGAPAGGTSRGNVQGGRPATEPAARPSAPVAPPPAPAPPPPAPEPVAYVPPAPAPRAPEPAPAPAPVMQTPAYTPPAPAPAERPAVRERAVPPWERGAAAAATASANGHHDEMDLPPIPLPDEGRGPSPSAYNLEPVAIPEPGTAELDPARVRRAWASMLQEGDGVPGGMSLFLRAARFTVHGNQVRVEFPPDSPVLERMGSAASRKPLEEAVSRRMGGAEVKLVFSVGQTAAVEESGGSRITAESAKKDRLRRLAEGEPTLAAAVQAWDLELVE; this is encoded by the coding sequence GTGTCACGCACCGCACTCGCCCGTACCTACCGGCCCCGCCACTTCCGCGAAGTGGCGACGCAGGAGCACGTCTCCGAAACGCTGCGCTCCGCCGTGCAGAAGGATCGCGTGGCGCACGCGTACCTCTTCTGCGGACCGCGCGGGGTGGGGAAGACGACGCTCGCCCGCGTCCTCGCCATGGCGCTCAACTGCCCGAATCGAGGGGAAGACGGCGAGCCGTGCGGCGTGTGCGACTCGTGCGTGCGGATCTGGGCCGGGCGCACCTCGCTGGACGTGGTGGAGATCGACGCGGCCTCCAACCGCGGCGTGGACGACGCGCGCGACCTCCGCGACCGCGCGATGTACGCCCCGGCCGAGGATCGCCACAAGATCTACATCATAGACGAAGCGCACATGCTCACGCGCGAGGCGTGGAACGCGCTCCTCAAGATCCTGGAGGAGCCGCCCCCGCGCGTCATCTTCGTCTTCGCCACCACCGAGCCGCAAAAGATCCAGCAGGCCGCGCCGCCCATCCTCTCGCGCTGCCAGCGCTTCGACTTTCACCGCATCGCCACGTCCGACCTCGTGGGGCGCCTGCGCGAGGTGCTGGACGCGGAGGGGCTCACGGCGGGCGACGACGTGCTCCTTCCCATCGCGCAGAAGGCCGACGGCGGGATGCGCGACGGGCTCTCGCTACTGGACCAGGTGCTCTCCTTCACCGAGGGGACGCCGACCGCCGAGGACGTGCGGCGCGTGCTGGGGCTGGTGGGGACCGAGGTGTACCTGGAGCTGTTCGGCATCATCGCCGAGCGCAGGTCCGCCGACGTCTTCCGCTTCGTGGGGCGGATGCTGGACGAGGGGTACGACCTGGCCGAGTTCTACCGCGGCCTGGCCGACTTCCTCCGCGCCCTGCTGATCACCCGGCTGGGCGGCGGCGAGGCGGAGTCGGTGCCGCAGTACCAGCGCGAGGCGGTGCGCGAGATGGCGGGCCGCTTCTCCCCCGGCGACCTGCTGCGCATGCTGTCGCAGGTGGCGGAGCTGGACGCGGACGGGCGCTTCCGGAAGAGCGGGGAGCAGCGGATCCTGATCGAGCTCCTCCTGCTGAGGTTCTCGTACCTGGAGAGCACGGTGGTGCTGGAGGACGTGCTGGCCGCGCTTGGCGGCGCCCCGGCGGGAGGCACGTCCCGGGGAAACGTCCAGGGCGGGCGGCCGGCCACTGAGCCCGCCGCCCGCCCCTCCGCCCCCGTAGCGCCACCGCCCGCCCCCGCTCCGCCGCCGCCCGCGCCCGAGCCCGTCGCGTACGTCCCGCCGGCACCCGCGCCGCGTGCACCCGAGCCAGCGCCCGCGCCTGCGCCCGTGATGCAGACGCCGGCCTACACGCCACCCGCGCCCGCCCCGGCGGAGCGCCCGGCCGTGCGCGAGCGGGCCGTGCCGCCCTGGGAGCGCGGCGCCGCGGCGGCGGCGACCGCGTCGGCGAACGGGCACCACGATGAGATGGACCTCCCGCCGATCCCGCTGCCGGACGAGGGGCGCGGGCCGTCGCCGTCCGCGTACAACCTGGAGCCGGTCGCCATCCCGGAGCCGGGGACCGCGGAGCTGGACCCGGCGCGGGTGAGGCGGGCCTGGGCATCGATGCTGCAGGAGGGAGACGGCGTTCCGGGCGGGATGAGCCTCTTCCTGCGCGCCGCCCGCTTCACGGTGCACGGGAACCAGGTGCGAGTGGAGTTCCCCCCGGACTCGCCGGTGCTGGAGCGGATGGGGAGCGCCGCGTCGCGCAAGCCACTGGAGGAGGCCGTTTCGCGCAGGATGGGCGGCGCCGAGGTGAAGCTCGTGTTCAGCGTGGGTCAGACGGCCGCGGTGGAGGAATCGGGGGGCAGCCGCATCACCGCCGAGAGCGCCAAAAAGGACCGGCTGCGGCGGCTCGCGGAGGGGGAACCGACCCTTGCGGCGGCGGTACAAGCGTGGGACCTCGAGCTCGTCGAATGA
- a CDS encoding glycosyltransferase family 4 protein, translated as MKLLVLNWQDRTNPQAGGAEVHLHEIFGRLAARGHRVSLLASGYDGAPAREVIDGIDVHRVGGRHSYTLAARPYYLRHLANEGWDVVVEDLNKVPLYTPLWVRRPLVLLVHHLFGSTAFREASVPFAAATWLMERPIARVYRGVPVQAVSESTADDLAARGLPRENMRIIHNGVDVQFFSPDPAVGRTLRPTFLYVGRLKRYKRIDHAIQAVARVPLARLVIAGRGDDEPRLRAEVERLGLGDRVEFAGFVTEERKRELLRSCWANVLASPKEGWGITNMEAAACGTPSVASDSPGLRESVVHEQTGLLYPHGDIGALAAALARLVRDPAEVARLGAGALEFAQGFTWDRAAERTEEALTPPAPLSR; from the coding sequence GTGAAGCTGCTGGTGCTCAACTGGCAGGACCGCACCAACCCGCAGGCCGGCGGGGCCGAGGTGCACCTCCACGAGATCTTTGGACGCCTGGCGGCACGCGGTCACCGCGTGTCGCTTCTGGCGTCCGGCTACGACGGCGCGCCCGCCCGCGAGGTGATCGACGGGATCGACGTGCACCGCGTGGGCGGGCGCCACTCGTACACGCTGGCGGCGCGCCCCTACTACCTGCGCCACCTGGCGAACGAGGGGTGGGACGTGGTGGTGGAGGACCTCAACAAGGTGCCCCTCTACACGCCCCTCTGGGTGCGCCGCCCGCTCGTCCTCCTCGTCCACCACCTGTTCGGCTCCACCGCGTTCCGCGAGGCGTCGGTCCCCTTCGCGGCGGCCACCTGGCTGATGGAGCGCCCCATTGCGCGCGTCTACCGCGGCGTCCCCGTGCAGGCCGTCTCCGAGAGCACCGCCGACGACCTCGCCGCCCGCGGCCTCCCGCGCGAAAACATGCGCATCATCCACAACGGCGTGGACGTGCAGTTCTTCTCGCCCGACCCGGCCGTGGGGCGCACGCTGCGGCCGACGTTCCTGTACGTGGGCCGCCTCAAGCGCTACAAGCGGATCGACCACGCGATCCAGGCCGTTGCCCGCGTCCCTCTCGCGCGCCTGGTGATCGCCGGCCGCGGCGACGACGAGCCCCGCCTGCGCGCCGAGGTGGAGCGGCTGGGATTGGGAGACCGCGTGGAGTTCGCCGGCTTCGTGACGGAGGAGCGCAAGCGCGAGCTGCTGCGGAGCTGCTGGGCGAACGTGCTCGCCTCGCCCAAGGAGGGGTGGGGAATCACCAACATGGAGGCCGCCGCCTGCGGCACCCCCTCCGTCGCCAGCGACTCGCCCGGGCTGCGCGAGTCGGTGGTGCACGAGCAGACCGGCCTCCTGTACCCGCACGGCGACATCGGCGCCCTCGCCGCCGCCCTCGCGCGCCTGGTACGCGACCCCGCGGAGGTCGCGCGTCTGGGCGCGGGCGCGCTGGAGTTCGCGCAGGGGTTTACGTGGGACCGCGCGGCGGAGCGGACGGAGGAGGCCCTCACCCCCCCGGCCCCCCTCTCCCGATAA
- the recR gene encoding recombination mediator RecR, with protein sequence MSAIDELVGELARLPGIGRKTALRLAFHLLKAPEDEARKLSRAIQTVRERVRSCTECGNLTEQSPCEICRSTRRDGSTLCVVEEASDIMAIERTGEYRGVYHVLGGRLSPLDGVGPAELNVSPLLTRVGAGVVREVVLATNPSVEGEATALYLNKLIAPLGVRVTRIARGLPVGGDLEYADGVTIAEALNGRREL encoded by the coding sequence TTGTCCGCCATCGACGAGCTGGTGGGCGAGCTTGCGCGCCTTCCCGGAATCGGCAGGAAGACGGCGCTGCGGCTCGCCTTCCACCTGCTGAAGGCGCCCGAGGACGAGGCGCGCAAGCTGTCGCGCGCCATCCAGACGGTCCGCGAGCGTGTGCGCTCCTGCACGGAGTGCGGCAACCTCACCGAGCAGAGCCCCTGCGAGATCTGCCGCAGCACCCGCCGCGACGGCTCCACCCTGTGCGTGGTGGAGGAGGCCAGCGACATCATGGCCATCGAGCGGACCGGCGAGTACCGCGGCGTCTACCACGTCCTCGGCGGCCGCCTCTCCCCGCTCGACGGCGTGGGCCCGGCGGAGCTGAACGTCTCCCCGCTCCTCACCCGCGTGGGCGCCGGCGTCGTGCGCGAAGTCGTCCTCGCCACCAACCCGAGCGTCGAGGGCGAGGCCACGGCCCTCTACCTCAACAAGCTGATCGCCCCCCTCGGCGTCCGCGTCACCCGCATCGCCCGCGGCCTCCCCGTCGGCGGCGACCTGGAATACGCGGACGGCGTGACGATCGCGGAGGCGCTGAACGGAAGGCGGGAGTTGTAG
- a CDS encoding alpha/beta hydrolase, whose amino-acid sequence MTPAGLPPAAVSASVRAADGIRIHYLTWAAARPRAVLLLSHGLGEHSGRYAPFAAALVERGITMAALDHRGHGRSSGQRGHVDRFSRFAEDFEAFRSAVAKKLPAGLPVFVLGHSLGGLIVIRWLQAHRETGVRGVILSAPLLGVAIKAPAWKLAISGFLSRWLPKLPFTSGVHPEKLSTDEAYVRSYHDDPLVHSRVTPRLYTELQAATVAAFAECSVLRDPPTLVLIPGDDQIVDSAAVTRFAESLPGDVTIRHYPEMRHEVLNEADRARPIGDVVGWVEGALTPPTPLSR is encoded by the coding sequence GTGACCCCGGCGGGGCTCCCCCCCGCCGCCGTATCCGCCTCGGTCCGCGCGGCGGATGGCATCCGCATCCACTACCTGACCTGGGCCGCCGCCCGCCCGCGCGCCGTCCTCCTCCTGTCGCACGGGCTGGGAGAGCACTCCGGCCGCTACGCCCCCTTCGCCGCCGCCCTGGTGGAGCGCGGCATCACCATGGCCGCCCTCGATCACCGCGGGCATGGGCGATCCTCCGGACAGCGCGGCCACGTCGATCGCTTCTCCCGCTTCGCCGAAGACTTCGAAGCCTTCCGCTCCGCCGTCGCCAAGAAGCTCCCCGCCGGTCTCCCCGTCTTCGTGCTGGGGCACTCGCTGGGCGGGCTGATCGTGATCCGCTGGCTCCAGGCGCACCGCGAAACGGGGGTGCGAGGCGTGATCCTCTCCGCGCCGCTGCTGGGCGTCGCGATCAAGGCGCCCGCGTGGAAGCTCGCCATCTCCGGCTTCCTTTCGCGCTGGCTGCCGAAGCTCCCCTTCACCAGCGGCGTGCACCCGGAGAAGCTCTCCACCGACGAGGCGTACGTCCGCTCGTACCACGACGACCCGCTCGTCCACAGCCGCGTCACACCGCGCCTCTACACCGAGCTCCAGGCGGCCACCGTAGCCGCCTTCGCCGAGTGCTCCGTCCTGCGCGACCCCCCGACGCTCGTCCTGATCCCCGGCGACGACCAGATCGTGGACTCCGCCGCCGTCACGCGCTTCGCCGAATCGCTCCCCGGCGACGTCACCATCCGCCACTACCCCGAGATGCGCCACGAGGTGCTCAACGAAGCCGACCGCGCGCGGCCCATCGGCGACGTGGTGGGGTGGGTGGAGGGGGCCCTCACCCCCCCAACCCCCCTCTCCCGATAA
- a CDS encoding CDP-alcohol phosphatidyltransferase family protein, with protein MSGTLNLPNSITIGRIALALVVGPMIMYDGFAMRLAAFIVFLAAAFSDLWDGHLARSRNLITDFGKLMDPLADKLLLAATFLPFYLLSHGWEPATPFPWFGRVLPVWVLVVIFGRELFITVFRGFAARRGVVLAAGNAGKLKAVFQNIFVGAAIFWYALHSAAREKGWIGMPSWDGMWVPFHRWFAIVTLAIAVILTVYSLGVYLNTFRTLNLSRREAP; from the coding sequence ATGAGCGGCACGCTGAACCTCCCCAACTCGATCACGATCGGCCGCATCGCCCTGGCGCTGGTGGTGGGGCCGATGATCATGTACGACGGGTTCGCGATGCGGCTCGCGGCCTTCATCGTCTTCCTGGCCGCCGCCTTCTCGGACCTGTGGGATGGGCACCTGGCCCGCTCCCGCAACCTGATCACGGACTTCGGCAAGCTGATGGACCCGCTGGCGGACAAGCTCCTGCTGGCCGCCACCTTTCTGCCGTTCTACCTGCTCTCGCACGGCTGGGAGCCCGCGACGCCCTTCCCCTGGTTCGGCCGCGTGCTGCCGGTGTGGGTGCTGGTGGTGATCTTTGGGCGCGAGCTCTTCATCACCGTCTTCCGGGGCTTCGCGGCCAGGCGCGGCGTAGTGCTGGCGGCGGGGAACGCGGGGAAGCTGAAGGCCGTCTTCCAGAACATCTTCGTGGGCGCGGCGATCTTCTGGTACGCCCTGCACTCCGCCGCGCGCGAGAAGGGGTGGATCGGGATGCCGAGCTGGGACGGGATGTGGGTGCCCTTCCACCGCTGGTTCGCCATCGTGACGCTGGCCATCGCGGTGATCCTGACGGTGTACTCGCTGGGCGTGTACCTGAACACATTCCGCACGCTGAACCTGTCGCGGAGGGAGGCTCCGTGA
- a CDS encoding riboflavin synthase: MFTGIIEEIGTLTDVREDRGGRIFHIACGTVLEGMRLGDSIAVDGVCLTATEIRPDGFTVEAVGTTLGRTTLGGFTRGRRVNLERAMALGARLGGHIVQGHVDGVGRVASIEHRGELVLIDFSLPEDVAAVTVLHGSITLNGISLTVNEVPAPGVCQVSIIPHTWDHTNLADVRVGDEVNLEGDTIGKYVRHLLGAPAGGAAANVRRAWGYGEGA; the protein is encoded by the coding sequence ATGTTCACCGGCATCATCGAAGAGATCGGCACCCTGACGGACGTGCGCGAGGACCGCGGCGGGCGCATCTTCCACATCGCCTGCGGGACGGTGCTGGAGGGGATGCGGCTGGGCGACAGCATCGCGGTGGACGGCGTCTGCCTGACCGCCACCGAGATCCGCCCCGACGGCTTCACCGTGGAGGCCGTGGGCACGACGCTCGGCCGCACCACGCTGGGCGGGTTCACGCGCGGGCGCCGCGTGAACCTGGAGCGGGCGATGGCGCTGGGCGCGCGGCTGGGCGGCCACATCGTGCAGGGTCACGTGGACGGCGTCGGCCGCGTCGCCTCCATCGAGCATCGCGGCGAGCTGGTGCTGATCGACTTCTCCCTGCCCGAGGACGTCGCGGCGGTGACGGTGCTGCACGGCTCCATCACTCTCAACGGCATCTCGCTGACCGTGAACGAGGTCCCCGCGCCGGGGGTGTGCCAGGTCTCCATCATCCCCCACACCTGGGACCACACCAACCTGGCCGACGTGCGCGTGGGCGACGAGGTGAACCTGGAGGGCGACACGATCGGGAAGTACGTTCGGCATCTGCTGGGCGCGCCCGCGGGCGGCGCGGCGGCGAACGTGCGGCGCGCATGGGGTTATGGAGAAGGTGCGTGA
- the ribE gene encoding 6,7-dimethyl-8-ribityllumazine synthase, whose amino-acid sequence MKEHQGHLRADGRRFGIVVARFNELITRPLLAGARDCLVRHGASDDDIEVAWVPGAWEIPTALDRLARTGRFDALIALGCVIRGATPHFDYVAGHAASGTGAVAQQHGMPVINGVLTTDTIEQAIERAGTKAGNKGWDAAAAAIEMADLFARLDAEDAGA is encoded by the coding sequence ATGAAAGAGCATCAGGGGCACCTCAGGGCAGACGGGCGGCGCTTCGGGATCGTCGTGGCCCGCTTCAACGAGCTGATCACGCGGCCGCTGCTGGCCGGCGCCCGCGACTGCCTGGTGAGGCACGGCGCGTCGGACGACGACATCGAGGTGGCGTGGGTCCCCGGCGCGTGGGAGATCCCCACCGCGCTCGACCGGCTGGCGCGCACGGGGAGGTTCGACGCCCTGATCGCCCTTGGCTGCGTGATCCGCGGCGCCACGCCCCACTTCGACTACGTGGCGGGGCACGCGGCCAGCGGCACCGGGGCCGTCGCGCAGCAGCACGGGATGCCGGTGATCAACGGCGTGCTGACCACCGACACCATCGAGCAGGCGATCGAGCGGGCGGGCACCAAGGCGGGGAACAAGGGTTGGGACGCGGCGGCGGCGGCCATCGAGATGGCGGACCTCTTCGCACGGCTGGACGCGGAGGACGCCGGTGCGTAA
- a CDS encoding YbaB/EbfC family nucleoid-associated protein — MTNFQQILEMGQQVQARITQLQTELAQKTVSTSSGGGMVTATADGRGRIRAIKIDPTVVQAGDVEMLEDLVLAAVSEAQTRAQELYDDEMRRVSGGLSLPFPFPGT; from the coding sequence ATGACCAACTTCCAGCAGATCCTCGAGATGGGCCAGCAGGTGCAGGCCCGCATCACGCAGCTCCAGACGGAGCTGGCGCAGAAGACCGTGTCCACCTCCAGCGGCGGCGGAATGGTGACCGCCACGGCGGACGGACGCGGCCGCATCCGCGCCATCAAGATCGACCCCACCGTGGTGCAGGCGGGCGACGTGGAGATGCTGGAGGACCTGGTGCTCGCCGCCGTGAGCGAGGCGCAGACGCGCGCGCAGGAACTGTACGACGACGAGATGCGCCGCGTCTCGGGCGGCCTGTCGCTGCCGTTCCCCTTCCCGGGCACCTGA
- a CDS encoding roadblock/LC7 domain-containing protein yields the protein MAVGSSSWSLAEADFHRIDRMLQSFLYDSNARCALLVDRAGQLVTTSGEKPEFDSVAFASLAAADFAANDQLATMIGETEFSSLFHQGERESMYLADVARRVILVVLFDNRTTLGMIRIKVKGVVRELSEVFHEIFARSGTAAAAVHMEAGFTDEAEDEIDRLFGDL from the coding sequence ATGGCGGTTGGGTCGTCGAGCTGGTCCCTTGCGGAAGCCGATTTCCACCGCATCGACCGGATGCTGCAGTCGTTCCTGTACGATTCCAACGCGCGCTGCGCGCTCCTGGTGGACCGCGCGGGGCAGCTGGTGACCACGTCGGGCGAGAAGCCGGAGTTCGACTCGGTGGCGTTCGCATCGCTGGCGGCGGCGGACTTCGCGGCCAACGACCAGCTCGCCACCATGATCGGCGAGACGGAGTTCTCGTCGCTCTTCCACCAGGGCGAGCGCGAGTCCATGTACCTGGCGGACGTCGCCCGGCGCGTGATCCTGGTGGTCCTCTTCGACAACCGCACCACGCTGGGGATGATCCGTATCAAGGTGAAGGGAGTGGTGCGCGAGCTGAGCGAGGTGTTCCACGAGATCTTCGCGCGGAGCGGCACGGCGGCGGCAGCCGTGCACATGGAGGCAGGCTTCACCGACGAGGCGGAAGACGAGATCGACCGTCTCTTCGGCGACCTGTAA
- a CDS encoding ADP-ribosylation factor-like protein gives MSMINYASREINCKIVYYGPGLCGKTTNLEYIFEKVAPNTRGKLISLATETERTLFFDFLPVDLGSIRGFKTRFHLYTVPGQVYYNASRKLILKGVDGVVFVGDSQVERLDANVESMHNLYDNLSEYGLDLREIPFVIQYNKRDLPNISSIQELQEQLNPQMVPYYEAVGVRGIGVFDTLKAVSKLVIKSLS, from the coding sequence ATGTCGATGATCAATTACGCCTCGCGCGAGATCAACTGCAAGATCGTCTATTACGGCCCCGGGCTGTGCGGCAAGACCACCAATCTGGAGTACATCTTCGAAAAGGTGGCGCCCAACACCCGCGGCAAGCTGATCTCGCTGGCCACGGAGACGGAGCGCACCCTCTTCTTCGACTTCCTGCCGGTGGATCTGGGGAGCATCCGCGGCTTCAAGACGCGCTTCCATCTCTATACGGTGCCGGGGCAGGTGTACTACAACGCCTCGCGCAAGCTGATCCTGAAGGGGGTGGACGGGGTGGTGTTCGTGGGCGACAGCCAGGTGGAGCGGCTGGACGCGAACGTGGAGTCGATGCACAACCTCTACGACAACCTCTCGGAGTACGGGCTGGACCTGCGGGAGATCCCGTTCGTCATCCAGTACAACAAGCGCGACCTCCCCAACATCTCGTCGATCCAGGAGCTACAGGAGCAGCTGAACCCCCAGATGGTGCCGTACTACGAGGCGGTGGGGGTGCGCGGGATCGGTGTGTTCGACACGCTGAAGGCGGTCAGCAAGCTGGTCATCAAGTCCCTCAGCTGA